Sequence from the Rutidosis leptorrhynchoides isolate AG116_Rl617_1_P2 chromosome 3, CSIRO_AGI_Rlap_v1, whole genome shotgun sequence genome:
atgaatataatgattcataataaccttactactcaaataaaggaggcgcaacaaggagttttaaaagagggaaatttaaaggatgaaatacccaaaggatcggagaaacatcttaatattcgggaagacggaacccggtatagggctgaaagtatttgggtaccaaaatttggagatatgagagaaatggtacttagagaagctcataaaaccagatactcaatacatcctggaacggggaagatgtacaaggatctcaagaaacatttttggtggccgggtatgaaagccgatgttgctaaatacgtaggagaatgtttgacgtgttctaaggtcaaagctgagcatcagaaaccatcaggtctacttcaacaacccgaaatcccggaatggaaatgggaaaacattaccatggatttcatcactaaattgccaaggactgcaagtggttttgatactatttgggtaatagttgatcgtctcaccaaatcagcacacttcctgccaataagagaagatgataagatggagaagttagcacgactgtatttgaaggaagtcgtctccagacatggaataccaatctctattatctctgatagggatggcagatttatttcaagattctggcagacattacagcaagcattaggaactcgtctagacatgagtactgcctatcatccacaaactggtgggcagagcgaaaggacgatacaaacgcttaaagacatgctacgagcatgtgttattgatttcggaaacagttgggatcgacatctaccgttagcagaattttcctacaacaacagctaccattcaagcattgagatggcaccgtttgaagcactttatggtagaaagtgcaggtctccgatttgttggagtgaagtgggggatagacagattacgggtccggagattatacaagaaactaccaagaagatcatccaaattcaacaacggttgaaaaccgcccaaagtcgacaaaagagctacgctgacattaaaagaaaagatatagaatttgaaattggagagatggtcatgcttaaagttgcaccttggaaaggcgttgttcgatttggtaaacgagggaaattaaatccaaggtatattggaccattcaagattattgatcgtgtcggaccagtagcttaccgacttgagttacctcaacaacacgcggctgtacataacactttccacgtctcaaatttgaagaaatgttttgctaaagaagatctcactattccgttagatgaaatccaaatcaacgaaaaacttcaattcatcgaagaacccgtcgaaataatggatcgtgaggttaaaagacttaagcaaaacaagatactaattgttaaggttcgatggaatgctcgtagaggacccgagttcacctgggagcatgaagatcagatgaagaagaaatacccgcatctatttccagaagattcgtcaacaccttcaacagcttaaaatttcgggacgaaatttatttaacgggtaggtactgtagtgacccgaacttttccatgtttatatatattaattgagattgatatttacatgattaaatgtttccaacatgttaagcaatcaaacttgttaacacttgattaattgaaatatgtttcatatagacaattgaccacccaagttgaccggtgattcacgaacgttaaaacttgtaaaaactatatgatgacatatatatggatatatatatatatagttaacatgatactatgataagtaaacatatcattaagtatattaacaatgaactacatatgtaaaaacaagactactaacttaatgatttttaaacgagacatatatgtaacgattatcgttgtaaagacatttaatgtatatatatcatattaagagatattcatacatgataatataatgataatataataatttaaaatctcatttgatattataaacattgggttaacaacatttaacaagatcgttaacctaaaggtttcaaaacaacacttacatgtaacgactaacgatgacttaacgactcagttaaaatgtatatacatgtagtgttttaatatgtatttatacacttttgaaagacttcaatacacttatcaaaatacttctacttaacaaaaatgcttacaattacatcctcgttcagtttcatcaacaattctactcgtatgcacccgtattcgtactcgtacaatacacagcttttagatgtatgtactattggtatatacactctaatgatcagctcttagcagcctatgtgagtcacctaacacatgtgggaaccatcatttggcaactagcatgaaatatctcataaaattacaaaaatatgagtaatcattcatgacttatttacatgaaaacaaaattacatatcctttatatctaatccatacaccaacgaccaaaaacacctataaacactttaattcttcaattttcttcatctaattgatctctctcaagttctatcttcaagttctaagtgttcttcataaattctacaagttctagttacataaaatcaagaatactttcaagtttgctagctcacttccaatcttgtaaggtgatcatccaacctcaagaaatctttgtttcttacagtaggttatcattctaatacaaggtaataatcatattcaaactttggttcaatttctataactataacaatcctatttcaagtgatgatcttacttgaacttgttttcgtgtcatgattctgcttcaagaacttcgagccatccaaggatccgttgaagctagatccatttttctcttttccagtaggtttatccaaggaacttaaggtagtaatgatgttcataacatcattcgattcatacatataaagctatcttattcgaaggtttaaacttgtaatcactagaacatagtttagttaattctaaacttgttcacaaacaaaagttaatccttctaacttgacttttaaaatcaactaaacacatgttctatatctatatgatatgctaacttaatgatttaaaacctggaaacacaaaaaaacaccgtaaaaccggatttacgccgtcgtagtaacaccgcgggctgttttgggttagttaattaaaaactatgatacactttgatttaaaagttgttattctgagaaaatgatttttattataaacatgaaactatatccaaaaattatggttaaactcaaagtggaagtatgttttctaaaatggtcatctagacgtcgttctttcgactgaaatgactacctttacaaaaacgacttgtaacttatttttcgactataaacctatactttttctgtttagatttataaaatagagttcaatatgaaaccatagcaatttgattcactcaaaacggatttaaaatgaagaagttatgggtaaaacaagattggataatttttctcattttagctacgtgaaaattggtaacaaatctattccaatcataacttaatcaacttgtattttatattatgtaatcttgagataccatagacacgtatacaatgtttcgacctatcatgtcgacacatctatatatatttcggaacaaccatagacactctatatgtgaatgttggagttagctatacagggttgaggttgattccaaaatatatatagtttgagttgtgatcaatactgagatacgtatacactggatcgtggattgattcaagataatatttatcgatttatttctgtacatctaactgtggacaactagttgtaggttactaacgaggacagccgacttaataaacttaaaacatcaaaatatattaaaagtgttgtaaatatattttgaacatactttgatatatatgtatatattgttataggttcgtgaatcaaccagtggccaagtcttacttcccgacgaagtaaaaatctgtgaaagtgagttatagtcccacttttaaaatctaatatttttgggatgagaatacatgcaggttttataaatgatttacaaaatagacacaagtacgtgaaactacattctatggttgaattatcgaaatcgaatatgcccctttttattaagtctggtaatctaagaattagggaacagacaccctaattgacgcgaatcctaaagatagatctattgggcctaacaaaccccatccaaagtaccggatgctttagtacttcgaaatttatatcatatccgaagggtgtcccggaatgatggggatattcttatatatgcatcttgttaatgtcggttaccaggtgttcaccatataaatgatttttatctctatgtatgggatgtatattgaaatatgaaatcttgtggtctattattatgatttgatatatataggttaaacctataactcaccaacatttttgttgacgttttaagcatgtttattctcaggtgattattaagagcttccgctgtcgcatacttaaataaggacgagatttggagtccatgcttgtatgatattgtgtaaaaactgcatttaagaaacttattttgttgtaacatatttgtattgtaaaccattatgtaatggtcgtgtgtaaacaggatattttagattatcattatttgataatctacgtaaagttttttaaacctttattgatgaaataaaggttatggtttgttttaaaatgaatgcagtctttgaaaaacgtctcatatagaggtcaaaacctcgcaacgaaatcaattaatatggaacgtttttaatcaataagaacgggacatttcaaaaatgcTATGTAATTTCAACTCGAAACTGATCGCACGATGTTTGTTCAAGTTCACTCCAACTCAATATTCCCTTTATTTTGACATATTCTCCATTGTTATTTTCTTTTTGAAAATGTGAATGAGTTATATATTCATGACAAAGATGATGAGATGGCCGActgctataatatatatatatatatatatatatatatatatatatatatatatatatatatatatatatatatatatatatatatatatatatatatatatattaaatgcctACATCCTATGAATTCTTGACTCTTGAAGTTAGTGATTAGCCACTACAATAATAGTATATCATTACCATTTTAGTtgtatattattacttttacttgCTTTTGTCTTAAAATTCCCACTCCATCACCGAAAGCCATCATCGACTTCCCTTTATGAATTAAATTATAATTGTGTATTATGTTATTACCTTTATTTGTTGTAAAGTTTATGACTAATGACTTAAAAGCCACCCCTAATACTAAACTATTACTAGTAATGTTAAATTAATATGATACTTCACTAATTAATGTATATATAACTTATCGTCTCTAATTAATTTATtatgtcatttatttattttagtatGGGTTATTATATTCGGGGACCAAACACCTCATTCCATGTAAACCACAAGGACCAACCGCACAATTTTctctttataaaatataatttttgtatttttatagtatattaaataaaaataatatatagtatttaatattgatattagttaGAAACGTTTACAAGAAATTGTGATGTTTGATTTAAAGACCAATGTGAAAAGCCATTTAACACCTACTTTGTTTCCCAAGGTTGTAGATAGACTTTATAGTTTTCCATTTGAAATTGGTCACCATCCCACCACCAATCTACCTAATGAAAGCTACTTCgcaattataataataaagttatgcCTACTTATTATATTTTGCCCATAAAAAAACCAACAACGAAGGTGAGCAGTGTAATCTTATGCATACATAGTTTCAAAAATGAAGTCAAGGGAACCAATTTGCTCATCATTTTCCCCCCTCACTTCTTTCCTATTTTCTTTTCTTCTTATATATTTTATGACTACTAATACTACTAATGCCACCATTTCATCATCTTCTTATGATTATGGAAATGAGACAGATCACCTTGCTTTATTATCGTTCAAGTCACTAATTACCCACGATCCTTATGGAGCTCTGAGCTCATGGAACACTTCCTTCCATTTCTGTGACTGGAGTGGCGTTACATGTGGGAAGCAACACAAAAGAGTAACTGTTTTACAACTCACTTCACAAGGCCTAAAAGGATCATTGTCCCCTCATGTAGGAAACCTCAGCTTCCTTCGTGAGCTTAGCCTTGGGAATAATAGCCTTCAGAAAACCATACCCCATGAACTCGGTCGTCTGTACCGGTTACGTGTTTTGAATCTTTCAAGAAACAAATTTAGTGGAGTCATTCCAACAAACTTGTCAGGTTGTTCAAATCTTGAAACACTTGGGCTTGGTGTCAATGAGCTATTTGGAAGCATACCCAAGGAGATTAGCTTTTTACCGAAACTAACTATGTTAAGTTTGTCTGAAAATCGCCTAACAGGTGGAGTCCCGTCTTTCTTGGGAAACATTACATCTTTGGAATTGCTCTCCCTACCAAAAAATCCGTTTGGTGGGACCATTCCAGACACGTTTGGCCATTTGAAAAgcttaaaagaattatacttaggtGTATGTAACTTAACTGGTAGCATCCCTCTTTCCATTTATAACCTTTCACTCCTAACTGAATTATCTTTACCTTCAAATCATCTCACTGGTAGTCTTCCTCTCGCCATATGTTCAATGTTACCTGCTCTGACTGGACTTCAGTTATGGGGTAACCAACTGACCGGGATTCTTCCTTCCTCCATATCTAATTGTTCTAAATTAACAACATTTGATATAACTAACAATAGTTTTAGTGGTAAGTTGACAATCGACTTCTCAAAACTAACAGATATTGTTAGTATAGGCTTAGGTAATAATCTTTTTGGAGGTGCACAAACGAATGAAATGAACTTTATTGATTCTTTGAACAACTGCAGCAAATTAAATTATTTGTTTCTTTACAATTGCAATTTTGAAGGAGCACTCCCGGTGTCAATTGGTAATCTTTCAGATAAGTTGTCTTTTCTCAATTTAGGAGCGAACAGATTATATGGAAACCTCCCCTCAAGTATAGGTAATCTAGTTGGATTAAGTCGGTTAGTTTTGTCTTCTAATAAATTGATAGGAATAATACCCTCTTCCATTGGAAAGCTTGAAAAGTTAAAAATAGCCCTgttttatgaaaaccaattctcagGGCCAATTCCTGATGCCTTTGGGAACTTGTCAGGGATCAATAGACTTGCTTTACATTCGAACAAACTCGAAGGGGTTATTCCATTAAGCTTAGGAAATTGTTATGGTCTTGAGTTGTTATACCTTAGCAACAATAGACTAAGTGGCAACATACCGAAACAACTTCTTCAACTGCCATCGCTAACCATAGCGTTAGAACTTTCTCAAAACAACCTATTCGGCTCACTTCCATCAGAGGTCGGAGACCTCAAGATGTTGATGTTTTTGAAtttatctcataataatctatcggGTAACATTCCTAGTAGCCTTAGTGGTTGCACTAGCCTTTCATACCTAGACATCAACCACAACTTATTTCAAGGTATGTTACCACAATCATTAAGTTCTATGAGGGGATTGGTGGAACTTGATCTTTCTCATAATAATCTTTCGGGCCAAATTCCCCGATTCATAGAAGGTTTTCCATTATACGCATTAAACCTTTCATTTAACGATTTTGAGGGTGAAGTACCAGTGAAAGGAGTGTTTGCCAATGCAAGTGGCATCTCTGTAGTAGGGAATAGGAAGCTTTGTGGTGGATCGCGAGAACTTGGGTTACCCAGATGCAAAAAGAAGGAGAAGAATAAAAGTAAAAGGTGGTTTATAGTGTTTGTAATAATCTTATTCATTGCTTCAACGCTTCTCGTTATATCATGTGTTGTGTAtgttttgtttaaaaagaaaagaacGGGCCAGCATTCTCAATCATCTACAAGTGGACGATTTTCGAAAGTTTCCTACGATCAACTTCTTAAGGCTACAGATGGCTTCTCTGAAGACAATTTGATTGGCAAGGGTGGGACTAGCTCTGTTTATAAAGGAGTTTTTGAACATGATGATAGATTTGTTGCGGTGAAAGTCTTGCATCTTCAAATTCGAGGAGCTCACAAAAACTTCATAAGAGAATGTGAAGCATGGCGTAGTACTCGACACAGGAATCTATTGAAGATAATTACTTCGTGTTCTAGTGTTGACTTTCAAGGCAATGATTTTAAAGCTTTGGTTTATGAGTTCATGCCCAATGGAAGCTTACACGATTGGTTGCATTCAAGTGCACATGAACCGGGACTAAACCTTATTCAACGAATAAATATTCTCATCGACGTTGCTTCTGCACTTGATTATCTTCACAATTGTTGCGTAACAACCATTGTTCACTGTGACTTGAAGCCTAGCAACATTCTCTTGGATGATGATATGGTGGCCCATGTTGGAGACTTTGGTTTAGCTCAATTTCTTGGAACAATGTCAGACCTAAATAGCTCATCTGGGTTGAAAGGAACAATTGGTTATGCACCTCCAGGTAAAGTTCTTGCACTCTTATGCTCATAGTTAATCTGCATTACTACATTTTCCTAAAGTAATGATGCTTATAAGTTGCAGAGTATGGTCTTGGGAATGTAATGACAAGTAGTGGAGATGTGTATAGTTTTGGAATACTTCTATTGGAGGTGATGACTGGGAAAAATCCTACACACAATATGTTTAATGAAGGCCATAGCCTTTATAAATTAGTTTCCATGACCTTGGTGGACCATGCAGTAACTGTAACTGATGTGGTCGATAAGGATGCAATTATTATGCAAAGTACGAAAGCAGATGCAAAGAAAGTGGAGGAATGTTTAGCTTCAATTCTTAAGATCGGATTGTCTTGCTCTGCGTATTCACCAGCACAACGGATGAAAATTGAAAATGTTGTCAATGAATTGCACCATATTAAGGATGCCCTTCAAAACATTCAAGGTACCATGACATCCTTTTCAATCATTATGATAATCTGCATCACTTGTTTGATTGTCTAACATTGGCTTATTATCAGTTTACAAGTAAGATGGTTCAATTTGCTCCCGCTCCTTGGATGCACTTACTATTTATGTTCTTCGAGTGAAGCTTGTATGGTGGAAGTGAGGATACCGAATCAAGTGGTGGTGTGGTATATGTCAAGTAAAAAGGGTACTTGTTTCTTTGAGAAACATGGTATTAAACTATTAATGTTGTTAAATCTCATAACTAGCCACACAAGTGTACGTGTTTTATGAGTAATATAATAATTGCAAATTCGAGCTTATTATTTATTGGTTCCTTGACGGCATATGTAATTGAAATTATATAAATTAGAATATTAGATAttcaatatattattattttattaaataagttTTATTCACCTTAGCATAAACGTTTAAAGTTGTTTATTACGAGTATTAAATATATACGATTTGGATATATAGAGATTTATTACTTTATCTTATTTTAACCCTGTGATCAAATCAAATCATGAAATGAATATATATGAAAGGTATCGTCTACTCAGAAGACCAATACTTCAAACATTTATTTGATTATCATTAAAGATGTCACAAAAATCCTACTTTCAGCAATTTAGTTTAATTTATTCACGAGTCAATTCTAACAATTTAGTTTAATATTCACCGAGTTaatcaatga
This genomic interval carries:
- the LOC139895808 gene encoding receptor kinase-like protein Xa21; amino-acid sequence: MKSREPICSSFSPLTSFLFSFLLIYFMTTNTTNATISSSSYDYGNETDHLALLSFKSLITHDPYGALSSWNTSFHFCDWSGVTCGKQHKRVTVLQLTSQGLKGSLSPHVGNLSFLRELSLGNNSLQKTIPHELGRLYRLRVLNLSRNKFSGVIPTNLSGCSNLETLGLGVNELFGSIPKEISFLPKLTMLSLSENRLTGGVPSFLGNITSLELLSLPKNPFGGTIPDTFGHLKSLKELYLGVCNLTGSIPLSIYNLSLLTELSLPSNHLTGSLPLAICSMLPALTGLQLWGNQLTGILPSSISNCSKLTTFDITNNSFSGKLTIDFSKLTDIVSIGLGNNLFGGAQTNEMNFIDSLNNCSKLNYLFLYNCNFEGALPVSIGNLSDKLSFLNLGANRLYGNLPSSIGNLVGLSRLVLSSNKLIGIIPSSIGKLEKLKIALFYENQFSGPIPDAFGNLSGINRLALHSNKLEGVIPLSLGNCYGLELLYLSNNRLSGNIPKQLLQLPSLTIALELSQNNLFGSLPSEVGDLKMLMFLNLSHNNLSGNIPSSLSGCTSLSYLDINHNLFQGMLPQSLSSMRGLVELDLSHNNLSGQIPRFIEGFPLYALNLSFNDFEGEVPVKGVFANASGISVVGNRKLCGGSRELGLPRCKKKEKNKSKRWFIVFVIILFIASTLLVISCVVYVLFKKKRTGQHSQSSTSGRFSKVSYDQLLKATDGFSEDNLIGKGGTSSVYKGVFEHDDRFVAVKVLHLQIRGAHKNFIRECEAWRSTRHRNLLKIITSCSSVDFQGNDFKALVYEFMPNGSLHDWLHSSAHEPGLNLIQRINILIDVASALDYLHNCCVTTIVHCDLKPSNILLDDDMVAHVGDFGLAQFLGTMSDLNSSSGLKGTIGYAPPEYGLGNVMTSSGDVYSFGILLLEVMTGKNPTHNMFNEGHSLYKLVSMTLVDHAVTVTDVVDKDAIIMQSTKADAKKVEECLASILKIGLSCSAYSPAQRMKIENVVNELHHIKDALQNIQVYK